Below is a genomic region from Burkholderia pseudomultivorans.
AGCCTGCCCACCTCGGCCACCTCGTTGCGAATGCCGGACACGGCGCCCCGCTCCCGGAACAAACCGGCGCTAGCCGCGCGCGCGGTAGAGATCGGTCAGCACGTGCGTCGAACGCCGCGCCTCGAACAGCGCGGACAGCCGCGCGACTTCCGGGCTGGCGAGATCGCGGATCGCCGCGTCGTCGGCCAGGATCCGGCGGATCAGGTCGAGCTTGCGGCCCAGCTCCGACTCGTCGAGCGCCACGCTGGGCTCGGCCGCCTTCAGCCCGTCGACGAGCCGCAGGTACTCGTCCTGCAGTCCCGGCAGCGCGCTCCAGTCGGCGCCGCGCGCGGCGCGCAGCATCCGGCCCGACACGGCCGCGAGCGCCTCGTAGCGCGCGAAGTAGTCGGCGTTGCGATTCATCGCGCGACGTCCGCGGCCTGTTGCGCGGCCATGCGCGCGACCTCCGGGCCGATGCCCGTCCACGCCTCCTCGAGCGTCGCGAGCAGCCCGTCGACCTCGACCAGCATCGCGTCGCTCGCCTGCGCGTTCGCTTCCAGCAGGCGCCGGCCGATATAGGCGTACAGCGCGTCGAGGCGCGCCGCGATCTCGCCGCCCGCGTCGCGGTTCAGCGACGTCTGCAGGCCGCTCTCGACGATGCGGATCGCCTTGCCGATCGCGTCGCCGCGCGCCGCCACGTTGCCCTGCTGCAGATGCATGCGCGCGAGCGCCACGGCCTGCCGCGCGCCCTGGTACAGCATCGCGATCAGCCGGTGCGGGGAGGCGCCCATCACCCCGGTCTCGACGCCGACACGCGCGTACGCATTGGCTCCAGCGTGTCCTGGGGAAAACATGCGCTTCTCCTTGTTCGGTGCTTTGCTATGCGGATACCGCCGCCGTGCGTCCCACGACGCGGCGTTCTCCCGGAGTTATCGGAAGGGATTTGAAAAGCTTTAGGCAAGCGGGACGGGGTGGGATCGCGGGACGATCGCGCCCCGGATCGCCGGCTGCCGGGCGGGCTGCTTACGCCGCACGGGCAATGGCAAGGGGGCTCGCGGTAGCGGCTCCCGGATGGCCGTGCGCCGTCACACCGACATCTGCATGATGTCGTTGTACGCGCTCACCAGCTTGTTACGGACCTGGAGCCCGAACTGGAAGCCGATGTTGGCTTTCTGCATGTCGACCATCACGTCGTTCAGCGACACGTTCGCGGCGCCGACCTCGAACGCCTGCGCCTCGCCGAGCGCGTGCTGCTGGTCGCCGCTGATCTTGTCGAGCGACGCCTTCATCGCGCTCGCGAACGTGCCGGCCGTCGCGGCGCCGGAGCCGGCGAGCGCCGCCGCCGGGCTCGTCGCGCCGCCCGACGCCTGCGCGGCCATCGCCTGCATCTGTTGCAACACCGAACCGATTCCGCTGACGTTCGCAGTCATGCCGTCCCCACGCATCCATAGAAAGAAAGCCCGGCCGCGCCGGGCGATCCGCCGGCGCCGCACCGCGCGCGCCATGCCGGATCGCGAACAAGCATAGCAGCGCCCCACGCGGCAAAGCCGTGAAAGTACGGGGGAAACCCCGCTCTTTTCGGTCGATCGGAGCGCGCCCCGGATCCCGATAATCGCATCGTGTCATTGTCCGCCCGCTCGCCCGAGCGGCTCAGTCGTCCCGCTCCGGAGAACCTCGACGCATGGATTCGCAGGCCAATTCGCTGATCAACCCCGACGCCCGCGCGGGCCTCGCCAGCCCGGCGCCCGGCGCCGCCGCGGCCGCCGCGCTCCCGGGCTCGGGCGGCGCGGCCGCGGACTTCGGGCTCGGCGGCTTCACCGAACGCATTCCCGGCATCGCGCGGATGAAGGGCAACCCGAAGCTGCCGCTGGTGATCGCCGTCGCCTTCGTCGTGGCGGTCGTCACCGCGCTCGTGCTGTGGAGCCGTGCGCCCGACTATCGCGTGCTGTACAGCAACCTGTCGGACCGCGACGGCGGCGCGATCATTACCGCGCTCCAGCAGGCAAACGTTCCCTACAAGTTCGCCGATGCCGGCGGCGCGATCCTCGTGCCGTCGAACCAGGTCCACGAAACGCGCCTGAAGCTCGCCGCGATGGGCCTGCCGAAAGGCGGCTCGGTCGGCTTCGAGCTGATGGACAACCAGAAATTCGGCATCAGCCAGTTTGCCGAGCAGGTCAACTACCAGCGCGCGCTCGAAGGCGAGCTGCAGCGCACCATCGAGTCGATCAACGCGGTGCGCGGCGCGCGCGTGCACCTGGCGATCCCGAAGCCGTCGGTGTTCGTGCGCGACAAGGAAGCGCCGAGCGCGTCGGTGTTCGTCGACCTTTACCCGGGCCGCGTGCTCGACGAAGGCCAGGTGCAGGCGATCACGCGGATGGTGTCGTCCGGCGTGCCCGACATGTCCGCGAAGAACGTGACGATCGTCGACCAGGACGGCAACCTCCTGACCCAGCCCGCATCGGCGTCCGGCCTCGACGCGAGCCAGCTCAAGTACGTGCAGCAGGTCGAGCAGAACACGCAGAAGCGCATCGACGCGATCCTCGCGCCGATCTTCGGCGCCGGCAACGCACGCTCGCAGGTCAGCGCCGACATCGATTTCTCGCGGCTCGAGCAGACCTCGGAAAACTACGGCCCGAACGGCTCGCCGCAGCAGAGCGCGATCCGCAGCCAGCAGACCAGCACCTCGACCGAGCTCGCGCAAAGCGGTGCATCGGGCGTGCCGGGCGCGCTGTCGAACACGCCGCCGCAGCCCGCGTCCGCGCCGATCGTCGCGGGCAACGGCGCGAACGCGCCGCAGACGACGCCGGTCAGCGACCGCAAGGACCAGACCACCAACTACGAGCTCGACAAGACGATCCGCCATCTCGAACAGCCGATGGGCAGCGTGAAGCGGCTGTCGGTCGCGGTGGTCGTGAACTACCAGCCGGTCGCCGATGCGAAGGGCCACGTGACGATGCAGCCGCTGCCGCCCGCGAAGCTCGCGCAGATCGAGCAGCTCGTGAAGGACGCGATGGGCTACGACGAGAAGCGCGGCGACTCGGTCAACGTCGTGAACAGCGCGTTCTCGACCGTCCCCGACCCGAACGCCGACCTGCCGTGGTGGCGCCAGCCCGACATCGTCGAGATGGCGAAGGAAGCCGCGAAATGGCTCGGCATCGCGGCGGCCGCGGCGGCGCTCTACTTCATGTTCGTGCGGCCGGCGATGCGCCGCGCGTTCCCGCCGCCCGAGCCGGCCGCGCCGGCGCTCGCGGCGCCCGAGGATCCGGTCGCGCTCGACGGGCTGCCCGCGCCGGAACAGGCCGAAGCGGATGATCCGATGCTGCTCGGTTTCGAGAACGAGAAGCACCGCTACGAACGCAACCTCGACTACGCGCGCACGATCGCCCGCCAGGATCCGAAGATCGTCGCGACCGTCGTGAAGAACTGGGTGTCCGATGAACGCTGAAGGCTTGACCAAGAGCGCGCTGCTGCTGATGTCGATCGGCGAGGAAGAGGCGGCGCAGGTATTCAGGTTCCTCGCGCCGCGCGAGGTGCAGAAGATCGGCGCCGCGATGGCCGCGCTGAAGAACGTCACGCGCGAGCAGGTCGAGGACGTGCTGCAGGACTTCGTCAAGGAAGCCGAGCAGCACACCGCGCTGTCGCTCGATTCGAGCGAGTACATCCGCTCGGTGCTGACCAAGGCGCTCGGCGAGGACAAGGCCGGCGTGCTGATCGACCGCATCCTGCAGGGCAGCGACACGAGCGGCATCGAAGGCCTGAAGTGGATGGACTCCGGCGCGGTGGCCGAGCTGATCAAGAACGAGCATCCGCAGATCATCGCGACGATCCTCGTGCACCTCGATCGCGACCAGGCGTCCGAGATCGCGTCGTGCTTCGCCGAGCGGCTGCGCAACGACGTGATGCTGCGCATCGCGACGCTCGACGGCATCCAGCCGGCCGCGCTGCGCGAGCTCGACGACGTGCTGACGGGCCTGCTGTCCGGCAGCGACAACCTGAAGCGCAGCCCGATGGGCGGGATCCGCACCGCGGCCGAGATCCTGAACTTCATGACGAGCATCCACGAGGAAGGCGTGCTCGAAAGCGTGCGCCAGTACGATCCCGATCTCGCGCAGAAGATCATCGACCAGATGTTCGTGTTCGAGAACCTGCTCGACCTCGAGGACCGCGCGATCCAGATGGTGCTCAAGGAAGTCGAGTCGGAGACGCTGATCGTCGCGCTGAAGGGCGCGCCGCCCGCGCTGCGCCAGAAGTTCCTCGCGAACATGTCGCAGCGCGCGGCCGAACTGCTTGCCGAGGATCTCGACGCGCGCGGCCCGGTGCGCGTGTCCGAAGTCGAGACGCAGCAGCGCCGCATCCTGCAGATCGTGCGCAACCTCGCCGAGAGCGGCCAGGTCGTGATCGGCGGTAAGGCGGAAGACGCGTATGTCTGAGTCGGCCAGCGACCGCGCGGGCAGCCTCACCGCCTACCAGCGGTGGGAGATGGCGTCGTTCGATCCGCCGCCGCCCCCGCCGCCGCCCGACGATGCGGCGGCGGCCGCCGCCGCGCTCGCCGAGGAACTGCAGCGCGTGCGCGACGCCGCGCATGCCGAAGGACACGCGGCCGGCCACGTCGAAGGCCAGGCGCGCGGCTACCAGGCGGGCTTCGAGCAGGGCCGCCAGCAAGGCTTCGACACCGGCCTCGCCGAAGCGCGCGAACAGGCCGCGCAGCTCGCGGCGCTCGCCGCGTCGTTTCGTGAAGCGATCGCGAACGCCGAGCACGATCTCGCCGCCGACGTCGCGCAGCTCGCGCTCGACATCGCGCAGCAGGTCGTGCGCCAGCACGTGAAGCATGATCCGGCCGCGCTCGTCGCGGCGGTGCGCGAGGTGCTCGCGGCCGAGCCCGCGCTGTCGGGCGCCCCGCACCTCGCGGTGAATCCGGCCGACCTGCCCGTCGTCGAAGCGTATCTGCAGGACGATCTCGACGCGCTCGGCTGGAGCGTGCGCACCGACGCGTCGATCGAGCGCGGCGGCTGCCGCGCGCATGCGGGGACCGGCGAAGTCGACGCGACGCTGCCGACACGCTGGCAGCGCGTGGCCGCCGCGATCGGCAAGGTGGGCGCGTGGTGACGCCGCGCCCGTCCGACGCGCTCGCGCACGACGGCATGACGCCGCTCGAACGCGAACTCGCGCTCGCGTCGTTCGGCCCGGACGCCGCGCATGACGCGCACGGCACGCACGACATGCAGCCGCCGTCGTCGGCCGCCGCACCCGCCGCGCGCGACCTGCCGCGCGCGCCCGACAATCCGCACCTCGCCCACTGGCGCACGCACCTGAACGCGCTGTCGTCGCGCAGCCGGCACGCGCTGCCGCTGCGCCCGTGCGGGCGACTCACGCGCGCGGCCGGGCTCGTGCTCGAGGCGATCGGGCTGCGCCTGTCGGTCGGCGCCGAATGCACGATCGAACTGCCGCCCGGCAGCACGCTGCCGCACGCGGAAGCGGAAGTCGTCGGCTTCTCCGGCGACCGCCTGTTCCTGATGCCGACCACCGACGTCGCCGGCGTACTGCCCGGCGCGCGCGTATGGCCGCTCGAACGCGCGCCCGTCGCCGATCCGCTCGCGGGCGCGAAGCGCCTGCCGGTCGGATGGGAAATGCTGGGCCGCGTCGTCGACGCGTCGGGCCGGCCGCTCGACGGCCTCGGCCCGCTCGCATCGAAACTCGACGCGCCGCTGTCGGCGCCGTCGATCAACCCGCTCGATCGCGAACCGATCCACCATGTGCTCGACGTCGGCGTGCGCGCGATCAACGGGCTGCTCACCGTCGGCCGCGGACAGCGGATGGGACTGTTCGCCGGCTCGGGCGTCGGCAAGTCGGTGCTGCTCGGCACGATGGCGCGCTATACGAGCGCCGAGGTGATCGTGATCGGGCTGATCGGCGAGCGCGGCCGCGAAGTGAAGGAATTCATCGAGCAGATCCTCGGCGAGGACGGGCTCGCGCGCTCGGTCGTCGTCGCCGCGCCGGCCGACGTGTCGCCGCTGCTGCGGATGCAGGGCGCCGCGTACGCGACGTCGCTCGCCGAATACTTCCGCGACCAGGGCAAGCACGTGCTGCTGCTGATGGATTCGCTGACGCGCTACGCGATGGCGCAGCGCGAGATCGCGCTGGCAATCGGCGAGCCGCCCGCGACCAAGGGCTATCCGCCGTCGGTGTTCGCGAAGCTGCCCGCGCTCGTCGAGCGCACCGGCAACGGGCCGGAAGGTGGCGGCTCGATCACCGCGTTCTATACGGTGCTGACCGAAGGCGACGACCAGCAGGACCCGATCGCCGACTCGGCACGCGCGATCCTCGACGGCCATATCGTGCTGTCGCGCGCGCTCGCCGAGGCCGGCCACTATCCGGCCATCGACATCGAGGCGTCGATCAGCCGCGCGATGACCGCGCTGATCGACGACGCACATCTCGAGCGCGTGCGCCACTTCAAGCAGATGCTGTCGCGCTACCAGCGCAACCGCGACCTGATCGCCGTCGGCGCGTACGCGCCCGGGCGCGACGCGCAGCTCGACCGCGCGATCGCGCTCTATCCGCGCATCGAGTCGTTCCTGCAGCAGGGCTTTCGCGAATGCGCGCCGTTCGCGTCGAGCCTGGCTGCGCTCGATGCGCTGTTCGACCAAGGAGGCTGACGCACATGGCTCACGGCTTTCCCCTGCAGTTCCTGCTCGACCGCGCGCAGGAAGACCTCGACACGGCGGCCAAGCAGCTCGGCGCCGCGCAGCGCGACCGCACGGCGGCCGCCGAGCAGCTCGATGCGCTGCTGCGCTACCGCGACGAGTATCACGTACGCTTCTCGCAATCCGCGCAGCACGGGATGCCGGCCGGCAACTGGCGCAACTTCCAGGCATTCCTCGACACGCTCGACGCGGCGATCGCGCAGCAGCGCAACGTGCTGGCCGCCGCCGAAGTCCGCATCGACGAGGCCCGGCCGAACTGGCAGCAGAAGAAGCGCGCGGTCGGCTCGTACGAGATCCTGCAGGCGCGCGGCGTCGCGCAGGAAGCGCAGCGCGCCGCCAAGCGCGAACAGCGCGACGCCGACGAGCACGCCGCCAAGGTCCTGCGCATGCGGGCCGACGCGGCCCGTTCGTCGTAACCGCTCACCGTTTTCGAACCGAGAATCGCCATGCCTTCCCTGTCCCAGCTCGGCGCGCTGCTCGACACCGCCGGCTCCGCGCTCAAGGCGAGCCGAAGCGCCGCATCGTCCGGCACCGACGCCGCGACGAGCACCGCCCCCGCGCCGTTCGCGCAGACGCTGCAGCAGCGCGTCGTCACGCGGCACGACCAGACCGACGCCGGCACGGCGGCGCCATCGAAGCACGCGACGTCGAAACCGGACGACGACAAGCCGGCCGACGACGCCACGGCAGCCACCGCAGCCGCGTCGGCCGCCACCGCCGCGCCGAACCCCGACGCCGCCGCGCTCGCCGCGGCCGCGGCCGTGCAGGCGCAGTTGCAGACGGGTTCGACGCCGGCCGACGCGGCCGCGCAGCAGGCGGCCCAGGCCGGCCAGCCCGACGCGACGGCCACGGTCGCACCGGCGTCGGTTCAGGACGCCGCGCCCGGTTCGAGCCGCGACGCACTGCACGCAGCGCTGGAGAAGCTGACGGGCAATACCGGCGCGATCGCGATGCCGGCGACGAGCGGCACAGCCGCACCGTCCGCGTCCGCATCGACCGCCGCCGCGCTGCCCGCGAAACTGCCGACCTTCACGCACGCGCTCGCCGACGCGAAAGGCGCGCTCGCCGCCCCGCAAGCGCAGCCGCAGGCAGCCGTACCGGCATTGCAGGCCGACGCGGCCGCGCAATCGGGCGCGCACGCGCTGACGGCGGCCGGCGACAGCGCCGAGCCGAACACCGCCGCGACGCTTGCGGCCGCCGCGACCGCAGCCGCACAGGCGAACCTGCCGGCCTCGCCGGCCGCCGGCGCGGTCGCCGCCGCCAATACGCACGTGCTCGCGCCGCAGGTCGGCAGCACCGACTGGACCGATGCGCTGAGCCAGAAGGTCGTGTTCCTGTCGAATGCGCACCAGCAGAGCGCCGAACTCACGCTGAACCCGCCCGACCTCGGGCCGCTGCAGGTGGTGCTGCGCGTCGCCGACAATCACGCGCATGCGCTGTTCGTGTCGCAGCACGCGCAGGTGCGCGACGCGGTCGAGGCCGCGCTGCCGAAGCTGCGCGAAGCGATGGAAGCGGGCGGGCTCGGGCTCGGCAGCGCGACCGTCAGCGACGGCGGCTTCGCGTCGCAGCAGCAAAACGCGCAGCAGGGTTACGCCGGCGGCCAGTCGTCGCGACGCGCGGGCGCCGGATCGTCAGTCGCCGATGCACCCGTCGACGCCGCGCCGTCCGCATCGGCCGCCGCGACCGTGAGCCGCGCAGGCCTCGTCGATACGTTTGCCTGAGCATCGCCGGCCGCTCAGCGGCCGTGCGTCGCCGCCGCGGCGGCCTCGCCGCGCGGCGCCGCGCCCTTGCGCGCCGCGACGATGAAGTCCGCCGCGCGCTCGCCGATCATCACCGACGGCGCATTGGTGTTCCCGCCGATCAGCGTCGGCATCACCGACGCGTCCACCACGCGCAGGCCGTCGACGCCGCGCACGCGCAGCTGCGGATCGACGACCGCGCGCGCATCCGAACCCATCCGGCAGGTGCCGACCGGGTGATAGATCGTGTCCGCGTGCGCGACGATGGTCGCGCGCAGCTCGGCCTCGCTCTGGTCGGCGCGCGTATAGAGCTCGCGTCCACCCTGCGACGCGAGCGGCGGCTGCGAGAGGATCCGGCGCATCGCCTGCGCGCCGCGCACCAGCAGATCGAGATCGCGCGGATCGGAGAAGAAGCGCGGATCGATCAGCGGCGCATCGCGCGCATCGCCGCTCGCGAGCGCGACCGTGCCGCGGCTGAACGGACGCAGCGCGCACACGTGCAGCGAATAGCCGAAGCCCCAGTGCATTTTGCGGTTGTGATCGTCGACCAGTGCGGTGCAGAAATGCAACTGCAGGTCGGGACGATCGAGCGACGGATCGCTCTTGATGAAGCCGCCCGCTTCCGCGACGTTGCTCGTCATCATCCCGGTGCGGCTCGAGAAATAGCGCGCCAGCGCGGGCGTCATCTTCGCGATCCCGCGCAGGCAGACGCCGACCAGCTCCGACGAATTCACGCGCGTGTTGATGATGAAGTCGATGTGATCGATCAGGTTCGCCCCGACGTCCGGCGCATCCTGCACGACCGCGATCCCGTGCCGGCGCAACTGATCGGCCGGGCCGATGCCCGAGCACATCAGCAGTTGCGGCGAATTGAACGCGCCCGCCGACAGAATCACTTCCGCGCGCGCGCCGAGCGTCTCGACGCGGCCGTTGCGCGACACCGCGACGCCGACCGCACGCTTGCCGTCGAAGCCGACGCGCAGCACCGTCGCATCGGTGATCACGTGCAGGTTCGGCCGGTTGCGCCCGTAGATGTAGGCCCGCGCGACGCTGCAGCGCGAACCGTCCCGATGCGTGACCTGGTAGAAGCCGACGCCTTCCTGCGTCGCGCCGTTGAAGTCGTCGTTGAGCGGGTAGCCCGCCGCATGCGCGGCCTGGATGAATCGTTCGGAGAACGGATTGCGAAAGCGCAGATCCGATACCGTGAGCGGGCCGTCCGCGCCGTGCCACGCATCGGCGCCGCGCTGGTTGCCTTCCGCGCGGCGGAAATACGGCAGCACGTCCTGCCAGCCCCAGCCGGTCGCGCCGAGCTGCGCCCACTCGTCGTAGTCGCGCGGATGGCCGCGCGTATAGATCATCGCGTTGATCGCGCTCGAGCCGCCCATCCCGCGCCCGCGCGGCTGATAGCCGCGCCGCCCGCCGAGGCCCGGCTGCGGCACGGTCTCGTAGCCGTAGTTGGTGCCGAGCTTGAACGGCACGAGCGCCGCGATGCCGACCGGCATGTTGACCAGCAGGTTGCGTTCGGTGTGCGAGCCCGCCTCGATCAGCGCGATGGTCGCGTCGGGGCAGGCATCGGCGAGGCGGCCGGCGAGGCTCGACCCGCCCGACCCGCCACCCACGATGATGTAGTCGTATTGCATGCACGTCTCCTTCGTGTCATGCGGGGCGCCCGGCGCGGCCCGGTTCCCGCCTTGTA
It encodes:
- a CDS encoding flagellar protein FliT, producing the protein MNRNADYFARYEALAAVSGRMLRAARGADWSALPGLQDEYLRLVDGLKAAEPSVALDESELGRKLDLIRRILADDAAIRDLASPEVARLSALFEARRSTHVLTDLYRARG
- the fliS gene encoding flagellar export chaperone FliS; translated protein: MFSPGHAGANAYARVGVETGVMGASPHRLIAMLYQGARQAVALARMHLQQGNVAARGDAIGKAIRIVESGLQTSLNRDAGGEIAARLDALYAYIGRRLLEANAQASDAMLVEVDGLLATLEEAWTGIGPEVARMAAQQAADVAR
- the fliE gene encoding flagellar hook-basal body complex protein FliE — its product is MTANVSGIGSVLQQMQAMAAQASGGATSPAAALAGSGAATAGTFASAMKASLDKISGDQQHALGEAQAFEVGAANVSLNDVMVDMQKANIGFQFGLQVRNKLVSAYNDIMQMSV
- the fliF gene encoding flagellar basal-body MS-ring/collar protein FliF, which produces MDSQANSLINPDARAGLASPAPGAAAAAALPGSGGAAADFGLGGFTERIPGIARMKGNPKLPLVIAVAFVVAVVTALVLWSRAPDYRVLYSNLSDRDGGAIITALQQANVPYKFADAGGAILVPSNQVHETRLKLAAMGLPKGGSVGFELMDNQKFGISQFAEQVNYQRALEGELQRTIESINAVRGARVHLAIPKPSVFVRDKEAPSASVFVDLYPGRVLDEGQVQAITRMVSSGVPDMSAKNVTIVDQDGNLLTQPASASGLDASQLKYVQQVEQNTQKRIDAILAPIFGAGNARSQVSADIDFSRLEQTSENYGPNGSPQQSAIRSQQTSTSTELAQSGASGVPGALSNTPPQPASAPIVAGNGANAPQTTPVSDRKDQTTNYELDKTIRHLEQPMGSVKRLSVAVVVNYQPVADAKGHVTMQPLPPAKLAQIEQLVKDAMGYDEKRGDSVNVVNSAFSTVPDPNADLPWWRQPDIVEMAKEAAKWLGIAAAAAALYFMFVRPAMRRAFPPPEPAAPALAAPEDPVALDGLPAPEQAEADDPMLLGFENEKHRYERNLDYARTIARQDPKIVATVVKNWVSDER
- the fliG gene encoding flagellar motor switch protein FliG, translating into MNAEGLTKSALLLMSIGEEEAAQVFRFLAPREVQKIGAAMAALKNVTREQVEDVLQDFVKEAEQHTALSLDSSEYIRSVLTKALGEDKAGVLIDRILQGSDTSGIEGLKWMDSGAVAELIKNEHPQIIATILVHLDRDQASEIASCFAERLRNDVMLRIATLDGIQPAALRELDDVLTGLLSGSDNLKRSPMGGIRTAAEILNFMTSIHEEGVLESVRQYDPDLAQKIIDQMFVFENLLDLEDRAIQMVLKEVESETLIVALKGAPPALRQKFLANMSQRAAELLAEDLDARGPVRVSEVETQQRRILQIVRNLAESGQVVIGGKAEDAYV
- the fliH gene encoding flagellar assembly protein FliH, translating into MSESASDRAGSLTAYQRWEMASFDPPPPPPPPDDAAAAAAALAEELQRVRDAAHAEGHAAGHVEGQARGYQAGFEQGRQQGFDTGLAEAREQAAQLAALAASFREAIANAEHDLAADVAQLALDIAQQVVRQHVKHDPAALVAAVREVLAAEPALSGAPHLAVNPADLPVVEAYLQDDLDALGWSVRTDASIERGGCRAHAGTGEVDATLPTRWQRVAAAIGKVGAW
- the fliI gene encoding flagellar protein export ATPase FliI; the protein is MTPLERELALASFGPDAAHDAHGTHDMQPPSSAAAPAARDLPRAPDNPHLAHWRTHLNALSSRSRHALPLRPCGRLTRAAGLVLEAIGLRLSVGAECTIELPPGSTLPHAEAEVVGFSGDRLFLMPTTDVAGVLPGARVWPLERAPVADPLAGAKRLPVGWEMLGRVVDASGRPLDGLGPLASKLDAPLSAPSINPLDREPIHHVLDVGVRAINGLLTVGRGQRMGLFAGSGVGKSVLLGTMARYTSAEVIVIGLIGERGREVKEFIEQILGEDGLARSVVVAAPADVSPLLRMQGAAYATSLAEYFRDQGKHVLLLMDSLTRYAMAQREIALAIGEPPATKGYPPSVFAKLPALVERTGNGPEGGGSITAFYTVLTEGDDQQDPIADSARAILDGHIVLSRALAEAGHYPAIDIEASISRAMTALIDDAHLERVRHFKQMLSRYQRNRDLIAVGAYAPGRDAQLDRAIALYPRIESFLQQGFRECAPFASSLAALDALFDQGG
- the fliJ gene encoding flagellar export protein FliJ; this translates as MAHGFPLQFLLDRAQEDLDTAAKQLGAAQRDRTAAAEQLDALLRYRDEYHVRFSQSAQHGMPAGNWRNFQAFLDTLDAAIAQQRNVLAAAEVRIDEARPNWQQKKRAVGSYEILQARGVAQEAQRAAKREQRDADEHAAKVLRMRADAARSS
- a CDS encoding flagellar hook-length control protein FliK, with amino-acid sequence MPSLSQLGALLDTAGSALKASRSAASSGTDAATSTAPAPFAQTLQQRVVTRHDQTDAGTAAPSKHATSKPDDDKPADDATAATAAASAATAAPNPDAAALAAAAAVQAQLQTGSTPADAAAQQAAQAGQPDATATVAPASVQDAAPGSSRDALHAALEKLTGNTGAIAMPATSGTAAPSASASTAAALPAKLPTFTHALADAKGALAAPQAQPQAAVPALQADAAAQSGAHALTAAGDSAEPNTAATLAAAATAAAQANLPASPAAGAVAAANTHVLAPQVGSTDWTDALSQKVVFLSNAHQQSAELTLNPPDLGPLQVVLRVADNHAHALFVSQHAQVRDAVEAALPKLREAMEAGGLGLGSATVSDGGFASQQQNAQQGYAGGQSSRRAGAGSSVADAPVDAAPSASAAATVSRAGLVDTFA
- a CDS encoding GMC family oxidoreductase — encoded protein: MQYDYIIVGGGSGGSSLAGRLADACPDATIALIEAGSHTERNLLVNMPVGIAALVPFKLGTNYGYETVPQPGLGGRRGYQPRGRGMGGSSAINAMIYTRGHPRDYDEWAQLGATGWGWQDVLPYFRRAEGNQRGADAWHGADGPLTVSDLRFRNPFSERFIQAAHAAGYPLNDDFNGATQEGVGFYQVTHRDGSRCSVARAYIYGRNRPNLHVITDATVLRVGFDGKRAVGVAVSRNGRVETLGARAEVILSAGAFNSPQLLMCSGIGPADQLRRHGIAVVQDAPDVGANLIDHIDFIINTRVNSSELVGVCLRGIAKMTPALARYFSSRTGMMTSNVAEAGGFIKSDPSLDRPDLQLHFCTALVDDHNRKMHWGFGYSLHVCALRPFSRGTVALASGDARDAPLIDPRFFSDPRDLDLLVRGAQAMRRILSQPPLASQGGRELYTRADQSEAELRATIVAHADTIYHPVGTCRMGSDARAVVDPQLRVRGVDGLRVVDASVMPTLIGGNTNAPSVMIGERAADFIVAARKGAAPRGEAAAAATHGR